A single Dehalococcoidales bacterium DNA region contains:
- the rplI gene encoding 50S ribosomal protein L9 produces the protein MKVIFIADVPNVARVGATKEVANGYARNFLFPRKLAVLANSQAAAAVETYLKKIVKQRAIEEAQMAEIAGKISGLEITLRAKVGENDKLYGSITGADIAEALTKAAGCEIDKKQIDLAEPIKQAGACNVTVKFTHDITAVIKVNVLSEDAVEGKPAKAEKPEAPAAEKPAKEKKAKAPKAAKEEKPAEEEKPAEASAAEKPAKEKKAKAPKAAKEEKPAEEEKPAEEKKEKKPRTKAKKTEE, from the coding sequence GTGAAGGTTATATTTATTGCGGATGTCCCCAATGTGGCGCGCGTCGGCGCTACTAAAGAAGTGGCTAACGGCTATGCCCGCAACTTCTTGTTCCCCCGGAAGCTGGCCGTGCTGGCTAATTCCCAGGCCGCCGCCGCCGTGGAAACGTACCTGAAGAAAATAGTCAAGCAGCGGGCTATCGAAGAAGCCCAGATGGCGGAAATCGCCGGGAAAATCAGCGGGCTGGAGATTACGCTGCGGGCTAAAGTGGGCGAGAATGATAAGCTCTATGGCTCGATTACCGGCGCGGACATCGCCGAGGCTTTGACCAAGGCCGCCGGCTGTGAAATAGACAAGAAACAGATAGACCTGGCCGAGCCGATAAAACAGGCCGGCGCCTGTAACGTAACCGTGAAGTTCACCCACGATATCACGGCGGTTATCAAGGTCAACGTCCTTTCCGAGGATGCCGTGGAGGGAAAACCCGCCAAGGCGGAAAAACCCGAAGCGCCCGCCGCGGAAAAACCGGCCAAGGAAAAGAAGGCCAAAGCCCCCAAGGCCGCCAAGGAAGAGAAACCGGCCGAAGAGGAAAAACCGGCTGAAGCATCCGCCGCGGAAAAGCCCGCCAAGGAAAAGAAAGCCAAGGCCCCCAAAGCCGCCAAGGAAGAAAAACCGGCTGAGGAAGAAAAGCCGGCGGAAGAGAAAAAGGAAAAGAAACCCCGGACCAAAGCCAAGAAAACGGAAGAATAG
- the trxB gene encoding thioredoxin-disulfide reductase produces MNTRKQYDVIIIGGGPAGLSAGIYTARARLSTLLIEKMAIGGQIINAPLVENYPGFTAGINGIDLTQAMHEQATKFGLETLYDEVSALEVNGKEKIVKTPQGDFSAGVVIITGGAERQKLEVPGEEEFNGKGVSYCATCDGAFYRDKVVAVIGGGNSAVTEALELTKFATKVYLVHRRHELRATKILQEKLLADKKIEVLWDAVPVAVTGDAFVKQLKLRDVNTKKESAIDVAGVFVSVGSQPATGYLKGLLTLDAVGAIVTNDKLETNVPGIFAAGDIRSGSIRQVIGAAGEGAAAAINAGKYLSE; encoded by the coding sequence ATGAATACCCGTAAGCAATATGATGTCATCATCATCGGCGGGGGGCCGGCCGGCTTGAGCGCCGGGATTTATACCGCGCGCGCCCGGCTGAGCACTTTACTTATAGAGAAAATGGCCATCGGCGGGCAGATAATCAATGCGCCGCTGGTGGAAAACTATCCCGGTTTTACCGCCGGTATCAACGGCATCGACCTGACGCAGGCCATGCACGAGCAGGCTACCAAGTTCGGGCTGGAAACGCTTTATGACGAGGTCAGCGCCCTAGAAGTGAACGGCAAGGAAAAAATCGTCAAAACCCCGCAGGGGGATTTCAGCGCCGGAGTGGTTATAATCACTGGTGGGGCGGAGCGGCAAAAACTGGAGGTGCCGGGGGAGGAAGAGTTCAACGGCAAAGGCGTTTCTTACTGCGCCACCTGTGACGGCGCTTTTTACCGGGACAAGGTGGTGGCGGTCATCGGTGGGGGCAACTCGGCGGTGACGGAAGCGCTGGAGCTTACCAAATTTGCTACTAAAGTGTACCTGGTACACCGCCGCCATGAGCTGCGCGCTACCAAGATTTTACAGGAAAAATTGCTGGCGGATAAGAAGATAGAGGTGCTCTGGGACGCCGTGCCGGTGGCGGTAACCGGTGACGCTTTCGTGAAACAGCTGAAGCTGCGCGATGTCAATACCAAAAAAGAATCGGCCATAGATGTGGCCGGTGTCTTCGTCTCCGTGGGGTCGCAACCGGCTACCGGCTACCTCAAAGGACTCCTTACGCTGGACGCGGTAGGGGCTATCGTTACTAATGACAAGCTGGAGACCAATGTACCAGGTATCTTTGCCGCCGGAGACATACGCAGCGGCTCCATCCGGCAGGTAATCGGCGCCGCCGGCGAGGGTGCGGCCGCCGCCATCAACGCGGGAAAATATCTGAGCGAATAA
- the trxA gene encoding thioredoxin: MSKPVEVQEAKFDEMVLKSKTPALVDFWAPWCGPCRMVAPIVDELAGEYEGKVVFFKLNVDDNQKIARQYGVMSIPTLIIFKDGQPVSNIVGFRPKPELKKSLDTALAA; encoded by the coding sequence ATGAGCAAACCAGTGGAAGTACAGGAAGCTAAATTCGATGAAATGGTATTAAAGTCCAAGACACCGGCGCTGGTGGACTTCTGGGCGCCCTGGTGCGGCCCCTGCCGCATGGTAGCGCCTATCGTGGATGAACTGGCCGGAGAATATGAAGGCAAAGTGGTCTTCTTCAAGCTTAACGTAGACGATAACCAGAAAATCGCCCGGCAGTACGGCGTGATGAGCATCCCTACGCTGATTATCTTCAAGGATGGCCAGCCGGTATCCAACATCGTCGGTTTCCGGCCCAAGCCGGAGCTTAAGAAAAGCCTGGATACGGCACTCGCCGCCTAA
- the plsX gene encoding phosphate acyltransferase PlsX, producing MKIVIDAAGGDYAPHEVVKGAIKAVQEYGVEIILVGRQNVVRKLAEKALTLPGLTIVDAAEVIDFGEHPIRALQNKPHSSIVVGINLLKNGQADAFVSAGNTGAVVAAALLNLGKAKGVSRPAIGCFLDRISTKPALLVDAGANAECRPEHLLEFARLGTIYSKYLLKIPSPKVGLLCNGREEGKGNRLVQETYQLLKEAKDINFIGNIEGHDIVKKTADVVVTDGFTGNIVLKTIEGHNDSFLAAVKQMGQVFSSASRVQSKDLLHDVGLNTLTRRLDYSEYGGAYLLGVNGNVIIAHGRSKAKAIKNAIGLARATVERNITEKIREGKYEQTSGSTGS from the coding sequence ATGAAAATCGTTATCGATGCCGCCGGCGGGGACTACGCTCCGCACGAGGTGGTCAAGGGCGCCATTAAAGCCGTCCAGGAATACGGGGTGGAAATCATCCTGGTGGGGCGGCAAAATGTGGTCCGCAAGCTGGCGGAAAAAGCCCTCACCTTACCGGGACTGACCATCGTTGATGCCGCTGAGGTTATCGACTTCGGTGAGCACCCCATCAGGGCGCTTCAAAACAAACCGCATTCCTCTATCGTGGTCGGCATCAACCTGTTAAAAAACGGTCAAGCTGATGCTTTCGTCTCGGCGGGTAATACCGGCGCCGTGGTGGCGGCGGCGCTGCTTAACCTTGGCAAAGCCAAAGGAGTAAGCCGCCCGGCCATCGGCTGCTTCCTGGACAGGATTTCCACCAAGCCCGCGCTTTTAGTGGACGCCGGCGCCAACGCGGAATGCCGTCCGGAGCATTTGCTGGAGTTCGCCCGGCTGGGCACCATTTACAGCAAATACCTCCTTAAAATCCCTTCCCCCAAGGTAGGTCTGCTCTGTAACGGGAGGGAGGAAGGCAAGGGCAACCGCCTGGTGCAGGAGACCTACCAGCTCCTGAAAGAGGCTAAGGATATCAACTTTATCGGGAACATAGAGGGACACGATATCGTGAAAAAGACGGCAGACGTTGTGGTGACGGACGGTTTTACCGGTAATATCGTCCTCAAGACCATCGAAGGCCATAACGACAGCTTTTTAGCCGCGGTAAAGCAGATGGGGCAGGTCTTTTCCAGCGCTTCGCGCGTTCAGTCCAAAGACCTGCTGCATGACGTCGGGCTGAATACCCTGACACGGCGGCTGGACTATTCCGAGTACGGGGGCGCCTATTTGCTGGGCGTCAACGGCAATGTCATTATCGCGCATGGACGCAGCAAGGCCAAGGCCATTAAAAATGCCATCGGCCTGGCCAGGGCGACCGTGGAACGTAATATAACCGAAAAAATTAGAGAGGGGAAATATGAGCAAACCAGTGGAAGTACAGGAAGCTAA
- a CDS encoding acyl-CoA dehydratase activase, protein MKAYLGIDVGSVSTKFAVLDGAAELIASLYLPTGGRPLAVLQEGLGKIGRMLPPDVEIKGAAATGSARYLAGAIVGADLVKNEITCQAVAAVRAVPEVRTVIEIGGQDSKLILIRDGMVADFAMNTVCAAGTGSFLDHQAARLRLTIGELSSLALEGKDKVHISGRCTVFAESDMVHKQQMGHDVKDIIYSLCRTLVRNYLSDVGSGKDIQSPVVFQGGVAFNRGIVRALEEELKTDITVPPHPEVMGAIGAALLVREKAAEMQGQCAFRGFSVSRAVYDTSSFACRACPSACEIVRISEKDRVIACWGGQCDKWETGKIAGGE, encoded by the coding sequence GTGAAAGCCTATCTGGGTATAGATGTGGGGTCGGTCTCCACCAAGTTTGCCGTGCTGGACGGCGCGGCGGAGCTTATTGCCAGCCTGTACCTCCCCACCGGCGGGCGGCCGTTAGCCGTATTGCAGGAGGGGCTGGGGAAAATAGGGCGGATGCTGCCGCCGGATGTTGAGATTAAAGGCGCGGCGGCCACCGGCAGCGCCCGCTACCTGGCCGGGGCGATAGTGGGGGCGGATCTGGTTAAAAATGAAATCACCTGCCAGGCCGTGGCGGCGGTAAGGGCCGTGCCGGAAGTGCGTACGGTCATTGAAATCGGCGGGCAGGACAGCAAGCTGATTCTCATCCGCGACGGCATGGTGGCGGACTTCGCCATGAACACGGTCTGCGCCGCCGGCACCGGCAGCTTTCTGGACCACCAGGCGGCGCGTTTACGCCTGACCATCGGGGAGTTGTCCAGTCTGGCGCTGGAGGGGAAGGATAAAGTCCATATCTCCGGCCGCTGCACCGTTTTCGCTGAGTCGGACATGGTGCATAAGCAGCAGATGGGCCATGACGTTAAAGACATTATTTACAGCCTCTGCCGGACGCTGGTGCGCAATTATTTAAGTGACGTGGGTTCCGGCAAGGATATACAGTCGCCGGTGGTGTTCCAGGGCGGGGTGGCTTTCAACCGGGGCATCGTCCGGGCGCTGGAGGAAGAGCTGAAAACGGATATCACCGTGCCGCCGCACCCGGAGGTCATGGGCGCTATCGGGGCGGCTTTACTGGTAAGAGAAAAAGCGGCGGAAATGCAGGGACAGTGCGCTTTCCGGGGATTTTCCGTCAGCCGGGCCGTTTACGATACATCTTCGTTCGCCTGCCGCGCCTGTCCCAGCGCCTGTGAAATCGTCAGGATATCGGAAAAAGACCGGGTGATTGCCTGCTGGGGCGGCCAGTGCGATAAATGGGAGACCGGCAAGATAGCCGGAGGAGAGTAA
- a CDS encoding M20 family metallopeptidase: MNTAELKAGIARDIDARATQLSELSRNIHDTPETAMKERQACGWLTEYLQANGFTVETGICKLSTAFRGSYGRGTPAIAFLAEYDALPKLGHACGHNLIATSAIAAGVGAKRVVDELGGSIIVYGTPGEEGDAGKAIMAERGAFKDLDAAMITHPGGGHQVLLGALACQTLEVEFIGKAAHAAADPEAGVNALEAMILSFNAVNALRQHMRRTARVHGIITDGGDAANIVPAHTAATFLVRAVDDEYLDILREKVLNCFAGAAAATGAELKYRWAGVRYAAMRNNMTLARLFKNNMESLGQPIPLGDTAESTGSSDVGNVSNLTPTIQPMVAIAPADISLHTPRFAEIAATPEAFATMLGAAKAMAMTAADLLADPEALAAARVELQKSL; encoded by the coding sequence ATGAATACAGCCGAACTGAAAGCCGGAATCGCCAGAGACATAGATGCCCGGGCCACTCAACTAAGCGAGTTGAGCCGGAACATCCATGACACTCCGGAAACGGCCATGAAAGAGCGCCAGGCCTGCGGCTGGCTTACGGAATATCTCCAGGCAAACGGGTTCACCGTGGAGACGGGTATCTGCAAGCTCTCTACCGCTTTCCGGGGCAGTTACGGCCGGGGCACGCCGGCTATCGCGTTCCTCGCCGAATACGATGCCCTTCCCAAACTTGGCCATGCCTGCGGGCATAACCTGATAGCCACCAGCGCTATCGCCGCCGGCGTGGGGGCTAAGCGGGTGGTGGACGAGCTCGGCGGCAGCATTATAGTTTACGGAACCCCGGGTGAGGAAGGGGACGCCGGCAAGGCCATTATGGCGGAGCGGGGCGCTTTTAAAGACCTGGACGCGGCCATGATTACCCATCCGGGCGGGGGGCACCAGGTGCTGCTGGGCGCGTTAGCCTGCCAGACGCTGGAAGTTGAGTTTATCGGGAAAGCGGCTCACGCCGCTGCTGACCCGGAGGCGGGTGTTAATGCCCTGGAGGCTATGATACTTTCCTTTAACGCTGTAAACGCCCTGCGGCAGCACATGAGACGTACCGCCCGCGTTCACGGCATTATCACGGATGGCGGCGACGCGGCCAATATCGTCCCGGCGCATACCGCCGCCACTTTCCTGGTACGCGCCGTGGATGATGAATACCTGGATATTTTAAGAGAAAAGGTCTTAAATTGTTTCGCCGGAGCCGCGGCGGCCACCGGCGCGGAACTGAAATACAGGTGGGCGGGTGTACGCTACGCTGCCATGCGTAATAATATGACACTGGCGCGGCTTTTTAAAAATAACATGGAGTCCCTGGGACAGCCGATACCGCTGGGGGATACCGCCGAGTCCACCGGCAGCTCGGACGTGGGCAATGTCAGCAACCTGACCCCCACTATCCAGCCGATGGTCGCTATCGCGCCGGCGGATATTTCCCTGCATACGCCGCGCTTCGCGGAGATAGCGGCTACCCCGGAGGCATTTGCGACCATGCTCGGCGCCGCCAAAGCGATGGCGATGACTGCTGCCGACCTCCTGGCGGACCCGGAAGCCCTGGCCGCGGCGCGGGTGGAATTACAAAAAAGTCTGTAA